Proteins co-encoded in one Salvia splendens isolate huo1 chromosome 4, SspV2, whole genome shotgun sequence genomic window:
- the LOC121801395 gene encoding homeobox-leucine zipper protein ATHB-54-like: MEGGGVFDDSHMPNLVLKSESSEVLDSLWVPNSSPSFQGCASMVSFEDAVNTTTNNMKSENCNEDFDPGFHQPADKKRRLSHDQVKFLEKSFEVENKLEPERKIQLAKEVGLQPRQVAIWFQNRRARYKTKVLEKEYTALKASYDKLRSDYDSLFKDNDKMRNEVNLLTEKLVMREKGKKGGDSEAEKSAVGAAAPATEAASSAKSDVFDSDSPHCTEGAALEPADSSHVFERGEASDFSQDEDDSLMPPSCFPKIQVECYDDLQPNSCNLGFPVQDQGTWFWQY; this comes from the exons ATGGAGGGTGGAGGCGTTTTCGacgattcccacatgcctaatCTTGTCCTCAAGAGTGAGAGCTCCGAGGTTCTTGATTCTCTCTGGGTTCCCAATTCTTCCCCTTCTTTTCaag GCTGTGCTTCCATGGTGAGCTTCGAGGATGCAGtaaacacaacaacaaacaaCATGAAATCGGAGAACTGCAATGAAGATTTTGACCCTGGCTTCCACCAGCCGGCCGACAAGAAACGGCGGCTCTCGCACGATCAAGTGAAGTTTCTAGAGAAGAGCTTCGAAGTCGAGAACAAGCTGGAACCCGAGCGCAAAATCCAGCTCGCTAAAGAGGTCGGTTTGCAGCCGAGGCAGGTCGCCATCTGGTTCCAAAATCGACGCGCGCGGTACAAGACCAAGGTCCTCGAGAAGGAATACACCGCCTTGAAAGCCAGCTACGACAAGCTCAGATCGGATTACGACAGCCTCTTCAAAGACAACGACAAGATGCGAAACGAG GTTAATCTGCTGACGGAGAAGTTGGTGATGAGAGAGAAGGGGAAGAAGGGTGGCGATTCGGAGGCTGAGAAGTCGGCGGTTGGTGCTGCTGCtccggcgacggaggcggcgagcTCGGCGAAGAGCGATGTATTCGATTCGGACAGCCCCCATTGCACCGAGGGGGCGGCGCTGGAGCCGGCTGATTCGTCTCACGTATTCGAGAGAGGAGAGGCTTCGGATTTCTCTCAAGATGAAGACGACAGCCTTATGCCGCCGTCTTGTTTTCCGAAGATACAAGTCGAGTGCTACGATGATCTGCAGCCAAACTCTTGCAATCTCGGATTTCCTGTTCAAGATCAAGGCACATGGTTCTGGcaatattga